The Pyrenophora tritici-repentis strain M4 chromosome 8, whole genome shotgun sequence genome contains a region encoding:
- a CDS encoding F-box-2 domain containing protein, with translation MGVFTRAKNKREKDKTARNVKAASASTCASSPKPVVEAPLYFRILDLPAELRNRIYEHCLDDEYYNFAPSVRVRSRQAYKYRIWRFIGLTQVCKTIRSEFRPLWARNLCVRFDRRSDIDHFMKNFLHHRKGFNPVPKLVHYGWKHGLDNRQPFDITDILRLRSHSAELKVGFHPAVVADRECMWTPCASCAPNCYRPRDDDSDDDEDCTCADPGMTYQIWMVRQYDVINYTSTMELLVNHGKEALLQDIRDKKVTIVVYFSQPCNHAAIKFSYKHAFQTDNSPPSAMDLLKRWGLLDDFEPTATMEFIVVCKNKVVEEVGGYKVTKMVDHTTMVHKLPPT, from the exons ATGGGGGTTTTCAC ACGGGCTAAGAACAAGCGCGAGAAGGACAAGACCGCGCGTAACGTCAAGGCGGCGTCTGCGAGCACCTGTGCGAGTAGCCCAAAGCCTGTGGTTGAGGCCCCGCTGTATTTCCGCATCCTCGATCTGCCTGCTG AACTCCGGAACCGCATTTACGAGCACTGCCTGGATGATGAGTACTATAACTTTGCCCCCAGTGTCCGCGTGCGGTCGCGACAAGCCTACAAGTATCGCATCTGGCGGTTTATCGGCTTGACTCAAGTCTGCAAAACTATTCGTTCCGAATTTCGCCCCCTCTGGGCCCGAAACTTGTGCGTCCGATTCGACAGACGCTCCGATATCGATCATTTCATGAAGAATTTTCTGCATCACCGCAAAGGATTCAATCCTGTGCCTAAGCTTGTTCACTATGGATGGAAGCATGGGCTGGACAACAGACAGCCCTTCGATATTACCGACATCTTGCGCCTACGTTCGCATTCTGCAGAACTCAAGGTTGGTTTTCATCCGGCAGTAGTTGCAGACAGAGAGTGCATGTGGACCCCTTGTGCCTCTTGCGCTCCGAATTGTTACCGCCCACGCGACGATGACAGCGATGATGACGAAGACTGCACATGTGCAGATCCAGGCATGACCTACCAAATCTGGATGGTTAGACAATACGACGTGATCAACTATACCTCAACCATGGAGCTCCTTGTCAATCATGGCAAGGAGGCTTTGTTACAGGACATACGAGACAAGAAGGTCACTATCGTCGTCTACTTTTCCCAGCCGTGCAACCACGCTGCGATCAAGTTTAGCTACAAACACGCATTCCAGACGGACAACTCACCTCCATCAGCTATGGACCTGCTCAAGCGGTGGGGACTCTTGGATGATTTCGAGCCTACTGCAACCATGGAGTTTATCGTCGTATGCAAGAACAAAGTGGTCGAGGAGGTTGGTGGTTACAAAGTCACGAAGATGGTCGATCACACAACCATGGTTCACAAGCTGCCGCCCACATGA
- a CDS encoding LysP, Amino acid transporter, translated as MPNHQLADEKPEAVPYGYEETNVGFEEPFVHGAATVGGETGRGGDTHRGLKSRHIQFLALGGAIGTGLFIGSGSILALVGPAPLFMAYLSMMLVVYSVMNNLAEIVTYLPMRGITIPYFVKRFVDPSLAFAVGWNYWYAYAILVAAEATAGAILLDYWETPVHNAVWITIFLVVVLFLNIVAVEVFGEAEFWFASIKFLTIIGLIILGLVIMLGGSPNDQGRLGFRYWNKPGAFKPYIVESNSGKFLAYWTAFVRAGFAFITSPELIALSAGETIAPRRNIPKAAGRFIYRLAIFYGLGSFIIGVIVPSDDPRLLSGSSNASASPFVIGIQRAGIAGLNHVVNAAVLTSAWSAGNAFLFSGSRVLYGMALNGEAPKIFGRTSKKGVPYVAVLATWAIGLLAYLNVSNTGARVFLWFSNISTISGFIAWIVVMITYIRFRKAMVFNNLLHTLPYRTPFQPYLTYFVLGIISLLTLTNGFQVFVPRNWSVSDFLAAYITLPIFLVLYFGHKAYFRTAFAIKTEHIDVTTGVREMNELCKDDISSAPVAKNWAQKVWFWIA; from the exons ATGCCGAACCACCAGCTGGCTGACGAGAAGCCCGAGGCTGTGCCGTATGGCTATGAGGAGACTAATGTTGGTTTCGAAGAGCCGTTTGTGCATGGCGCTGCTACTGTTGGCGGTGAGACTGGTCGCGGAGGAGATACTCACCGTGGACTGAAGAGTAGACATATTCAGTTCCT CGCGCTTGGTGGCGCCATTGGAACTGGTCTCTTCATCGGATCTGGATCGATTCTTGCTCTGGTCGGCCCTGCGCCGCTGTTCATGGCATACCTTTCTATGATGCTCGTCGTCTACAGCGTCATGAACAACTTGGCTGAAATCGTCACCTATCTTCCCATGCGCGGCATCACCATCCCGTACTTTGTCAAGCGCTTCGTAGACCCCAGCTTGGCCTTTGCCGTAGGATGGAACTATTGGTACGCGTACGCCATTCTTGTGGCTGCCGAAGCGACTGCTGGCGCCATTCTGCTCGACTACTGGGAGACGCCTGTTCACAACGCCGTTTGGATCaccatcttcctcgtcgtcgtcctgTTCCTCAACATTGTCGCAGTCGAAGTCTTTGGTGAAGCCGAGTTCTGGTTCGCGTCCATCAAGTTCCTGACCATCATCGGCCTCATCATTCTCGGACTTGTCATCATGCTCGGAGGCAGTCCAAACGATCAGGGAAGGCTAGGCTTTAGGTACTGGAACAAGCCCGGCGCATTCAAACCCTACATTGTGGAAAGCAACTCTGGAAAGTTCCTGGCCTACTGGACCGCCTTTGTCCGCGCTGGTTTCGCCTTCATCACCTCTCCCGAGTTGATTGCGCTCTCTGCAGGTGAAACCATTGCACCTCGCCGCAACATCCCCAAGGCCGCCGGTCGCTTCATATACCGTCTCGCCATCTTCTACGGCCTCGGCTCCTTCATCATCGGCGTCATCGTCCCCTCAGATGACCCCCGCCTCCTGAGCGGCAGCTCCAACGCCTCAGCCTCCCCCTTCGTCATCGGCATCCAGCGCGCCGGCATCGCAGGCCTCAACCACGTGGTCAACGCCGCAGTGCTAACATCCGCCTGGTCCGCCGGCAACGCCTTCCTCTTCTCGGGCTCGCGCGTCCTCTACGGCATGGCCCTCAACGGCGAAGCACCCAAAATCTTCGGCCGCACAAGCAAAAAAGGCGTCCCCTACGTCGCCGTCCTCGCCACCTGGGCAATCGGCCTGCTCGCCTACCTAAACGTTTCAAACACGGGTGCGCGCGTGTTTCTCTGGTTCTCAAACATCTCCACCATCTCCGGCTTCATAGCTTGGATCGTGGTGATGATTACGTATATCCGGTTCCGCAAGGCGATGGTGTTTAACAACCTGCTTCACACGCTTCCCTACCGCACGCCGTTTCAACCCTACCTCACGTATTTCGTCCTCGGCATCATCTCCCTGCTCACCCTCACGAATGGCTTCCAGGTGTTTGTGCCGAGGAATTGGTCCGTTTCAGACTTTCTGGCTGCGTACATTACTCTTCCCATCTTTTTGGTGCTGTACTTTGGCCACAAGGCGTATTTTAGGACGGCATTTGCTATCAAGACTGAGCATATTGATGTTACGACGGGTGTAAGGGAGATGAATGAATTGTGCAAGGATGATATTTCTAGTGCGCCCGTGGCGAAGAATTGGGCGCAGAAGGTTTGGTTTTGGATTGCGTAG